The Corallococcus silvisoli genome contains the following window.
TCCGGCGGAGCCGACAATGGTCATGGGACGGGGTCCTCCTCGAACGACAGCTCCGTGGAGGCGGACAACAACGTCACCATCAACGTGATTGGCGGCGACGGGTCGCTCATTGGCAAGTACCCCGCCTGGGCTGCCTCCCTGAACGACAACTACGTGAGCTGGCACATCATCAACACCCTCACGCTGGATCCCGTCATCAACCTCATCCCCGACGATGCGCTGCGCAACCAGGTCGCGGCCATCCTCATCAACAAGGACGGCGTCACGCCGTACACGCAAGACATCTCCAACGCGGAACAGAACGACTTGAACGACTGATGTGGCCCCCCGGGGCGGCGCATGCGCCCGTGCGCCGCCCCGCCACGTCTCCCCCGTGACGATCGCCATGAAATACACGACCGAGCACCTGCTGAAGCCTGTCTCTCCGGACGCATTCCTGCGGACGTACTTCGAGAAGGAGCGGCTGCTGATCCGCCGGGGAGACGCGGAGTACTATTCAGGCCTCTTCGGCATCGAGGAGATGCTGGCGTTCCTGCAGAAGGAGAACAACGCCTATCCCCACGTGCGGATGGTGAAGGACGGCCGCGAGACGTCGTACAACGAGTTCTCGTCCTCCATGTCGTACAAGGAGTCCCGGGTCAACTTCAACCATGTCATCAACCGTGAGCGTGTCTCGCGCTTGTTCCTGGAGCAGGGACACTCGGTGATTGTCTACCAGGCGCAGACGGCGCTGGAGCCCCTCCGGCGGTTCTGCGACGTGCTGGAGCAGGAGTGGCGGGTGCGGGTGCAGGCGAACCTGTACATGACGCCCGCGGGCGCCCAGGGCTTCACGCTCCACTACGACACGCACGATGCCTTCATCCTGCAACTGGAGGGGGAGAAGCGCTGGCGGCTGTACGACAAGCCCATCCACCTGCCCTTCGACGGCGAGCCGATGCAGAACCCGGAGCAGCACCGGCCCTCGCTGAATTGCGTGTTCGACGAGGTGCTGCGCAAGGGAGACCTGCTGTACGTACCCCGAGGGCACTTCCATGACGTGAGCGCCACGGACGTGCATTCGCTGCACCTGACGGTGGGCCTGCTGACCAGCCCCTGGCAGGCGCTGTTCC
Protein-coding sequences here:
- a CDS encoding cupin domain-containing protein, with product MKYTTEHLLKPVSPDAFLRTYFEKERLLIRRGDAEYYSGLFGIEEMLAFLQKENNAYPHVRMVKDGRETSYNEFSSSMSYKESRVNFNHVINRERVSRLFLEQGHSVIVYQAQTALEPLRRFCDVLEQEWRVRVQANLYMTPAGAQGFTLHYDTHDAFILQLEGEKRWRLYDKPIHLPFDGEPMQNPEQHRPSLNCVFDEVLRKGDLLYVPRGHFHDVSATDVHSLHLTVGLLTSPWQALFRRAVEQLEKEDFMRNTVPLAVWQQGELAAFKDALKAAVMAGLDSKLDALVEEYLGRQAGGSASAGINRMARSFAEQARPRLRAVATGGG